The following proteins are co-located in the Thermus thermophilus HB8 genome:
- a CDS encoding ABC transporter substrate-binding protein has protein sequence MQRRTFLKKLGVGVAASLVLGPALVRAQSGPVIRVAGDSTAVGEGGRWMKEMVEAWGKKTGTRVEYIDSPADTNDRLALYQQYWAARSPDVDVYMIDVIWPGIVAPHALDLKPYLTEAELKEFFPRIVQNNTIRGKLTSLPFFTDAGILYYRKDLLEKYGYTSPPRTWNELEQMAERVMEGERRAGNRDFWGFVFQGKPYEGLTCDALEWIYSHGGGRIVEPDGTISVNNGRAALALNRAHGWVGRIAPQGVTSYAEEEARNVWQQGNSLFMRNWPYAYALGQAEGSPIRGKFGVTVLPKASADAPNAATLGGWQLMVSAYSRYPKEAVDLVKYLASYEVQKDNAVRLSRLPTRPALYTDRDVLARNPWFRDLLPVFQNAVSRPSDVAGARYNQVSEAIWTEVHSVLTGRKKGEQAVRDLEARIRRILR, from the coding sequence ATGCAAAGGCGGACCTTTTTGAAGAAGCTCGGCGTAGGCGTGGCGGCAAGCCTCGTTCTGGGCCCCGCCCTGGTGCGGGCGCAGTCCGGCCCCGTGATCCGCGTGGCCGGGGACTCCACCGCCGTGGGCGAGGGCGGCCGCTGGATGAAGGAGATGGTGGAGGCCTGGGGGAAGAAGACGGGCACCCGGGTGGAGTACATTGACTCCCCCGCCGACACCAACGACCGCCTCGCCCTCTACCAGCAGTACTGGGCCGCCAGGAGCCCCGATGTGGACGTCTACATGATTGACGTCATCTGGCCGGGCATCGTGGCGCCCCACGCCCTGGACCTGAAGCCCTACCTCACGGAGGCGGAGCTCAAGGAGTTCTTCCCCCGTATCGTCCAGAACAACACCATCCGGGGCAAGCTCACCTCCCTGCCCTTCTTCACCGACGCCGGCATCCTTTACTACCGCAAGGACCTCCTGGAGAAGTACGGCTATACGAGCCCGCCCCGGACCTGGAACGAGCTGGAGCAGATGGCCGAGCGGGTCATGGAAGGGGAGAGGCGGGCGGGCAACCGCGACTTCTGGGGGTTCGTCTTCCAGGGTAAGCCCTACGAGGGCCTCACCTGCGACGCCCTGGAGTGGATCTACTCCCACGGGGGCGGGCGCATCGTGGAGCCCGACGGCACCATCAGCGTCAACAACGGCCGGGCGGCCCTGGCCCTGAACCGGGCCCACGGCTGGGTGGGGAGGATCGCCCCCCAGGGCGTGACCAGCTACGCCGAGGAGGAGGCGAGGAACGTCTGGCAGCAGGGCAACAGCCTCTTCATGCGCAACTGGCCCTACGCCTACGCCTTGGGCCAGGCGGAGGGGAGCCCCATCCGGGGCAAGTTCGGGGTCACGGTCCTGCCCAAGGCCTCGGCGGACGCCCCCAACGCCGCCACCCTGGGCGGCTGGCAGCTCATGGTCTCCGCCTACAGCCGCTACCCCAAGGAGGCCGTGGACCTGGTCAAGTACCTGGCCTCCTACGAGGTCCAGAAGGACAACGCCGTCCGCCTCTCCCGCCTGCCCACCCGGCCCGCCCTTTACACCGACCGGGACGTCTTGGCGAGGAACCCCTGGTTTAGGGACCTCCTCCCCGTCTTCCAGAACGCCGTCTCCCGTCCCTCCGACGTGGCCGGGGCCCGGTACAACCAGGTGTCCGAGGCCATCTGGACCGAGGTGCACAGCGTCCTCACGGGCAGGAAGAAGGGCGAGCAGGCCGTGCGGGACCTCGAGGCCCGCATCCGCCGCATCCTGCGCTAG
- a CDS encoding cold-shock protein has translation MNKGIVKWFNAEKGYGFIQQEEGPDVFVHFSAIEADGFRTLSEGERVEFEVEPGRNGKGPQARRVRRL, from the coding sequence ATGAACAAAGGCATCGTAAAGTGGTTCAACGCGGAAAAAGGCTACGGTTTCATCCAGCAGGAGGAAGGTCCCGACGTGTTCGTACACTTCTCGGCCATTGAGGCCGATGGCTTCCGCACCCTGAGCGAAGGGGAGCGCGTGGAGTTTGAGGTGGAGCCGGGCCGCAACGGCAAGGGCCCCCAGGCCAGGCGGGTCCGGCGCCTCTAA
- the gatB gene encoding Asp-tRNA(Asn)/Glu-tRNA(Gln) amidotransferase subunit GatB: MYEAVIGLEVHLHLKTRTKMFCGCRADYFGAEPNTHTCPVCLGLPGALPVPNRVAVEHGLRLALALGAEVPERLVFHRKNYFYPDLPKNYQISQYDLPLGRGGSLPLGERRVRIKRLHLEEDAGKSLHLEGRTLLDLNRAGSPLIELVTEPDLKTPEEARLFLQRIQALVQTLGISDASPEEGKLRADVNVSVRRVGEPLGTKVEIKNLNSFKSVQRALEYEIRRQTEILRRGEKVKQATMGFEEGSGKTYPMRTKEEEADYRYFPEPDLPPVAIPRDWLEEVRRSLPELPWEKEARYRALGIKEKDAEVLAYTPSLARFLDQALPLGLASPQALANWLLADVAGLLHERGLRLEETRLSPEGLARLVGLFERGEVTSRVAKSLLPEVLEGQDPEALVRERGLKVVADEGALKALVAEAIAAMPEAAESVRQGKVKALDALVGQVMRKTRGQARPDLVRRLLLEALGVG; the protein is encoded by the coding sequence ATGTACGAAGCCGTCATCGGCCTCGAGGTCCACCTGCACCTCAAGACCCGCACCAAGATGTTCTGCGGCTGCCGGGCGGACTACTTCGGGGCGGAGCCCAACACCCACACCTGCCCGGTCTGCCTAGGCCTCCCGGGGGCCCTCCCCGTGCCCAACCGGGTGGCGGTGGAGCACGGCCTGAGGCTCGCCCTGGCCTTGGGGGCCGAGGTGCCGGAAAGGCTCGTCTTCCACCGCAAGAACTACTTCTACCCCGACCTCCCCAAGAACTACCAGATCAGCCAGTACGACCTCCCCTTGGGCCGGGGGGGAAGCCTGCCTTTGGGGGAGCGAAGGGTGCGCATCAAGCGCCTCCACCTGGAGGAAGACGCGGGGAAAAGCCTCCACCTGGAGGGGCGGACCCTCCTGGACCTCAACCGGGCGGGAAGCCCCCTCATTGAGCTCGTCACCGAGCCCGACCTCAAGACCCCCGAGGAGGCCAGGCTCTTCCTTCAGCGCATCCAGGCCCTGGTCCAGACCCTGGGGATCTCCGACGCCTCCCCCGAAGAGGGCAAGCTCCGGGCCGACGTCAACGTCTCCGTGCGGCGGGTGGGGGAGCCTTTGGGCACCAAGGTGGAGATCAAAAACCTCAACTCCTTCAAGAGCGTGCAACGGGCCCTGGAGTACGAGATCCGCCGCCAGACGGAGATCCTAAGGCGGGGGGAGAAGGTGAAGCAGGCGACCATGGGCTTTGAGGAGGGGAGCGGCAAAACCTACCCCATGCGCACCAAGGAGGAAGAGGCCGACTACCGCTACTTCCCCGAGCCCGACCTGCCCCCCGTGGCCATCCCCCGGGACTGGCTTGAGGAGGTGCGGCGAAGCCTTCCCGAGCTCCCCTGGGAGAAGGAGGCCCGCTACCGCGCCCTAGGCATCAAGGAAAAGGACGCCGAGGTCCTGGCCTACACCCCCTCCCTCGCCCGCTTCCTAGACCAGGCCCTTCCCTTGGGCCTCGCCTCCCCCCAGGCCCTGGCCAACTGGCTCCTCGCCGACGTGGCGGGGCTTCTCCACGAGCGGGGCCTCCGCCTGGAGGAGACCCGGCTCTCCCCCGAGGGCCTCGCCCGGCTCGTGGGGCTCTTTGAGCGGGGAGAGGTCACGAGCCGGGTGGCCAAAAGCCTCCTCCCCGAGGTCCTCGAGGGCCAGGACCCGGAGGCCCTGGTGCGGGAACGGGGGCTCAAGGTGGTGGCGGACGAGGGGGCGCTGAAGGCCTTGGTGGCCGAGGCCATCGCCGCCATGCCCGAGGCGGCGGAAAGCGTCCGCCAAGGAAAGGTCAAGGCCCTGGACGCCCTCGTGGGCCAGGTGATGCGCAAGACCCGGGGCCAAGCCCGGCCCGACCTGGTGCGCCGCCTCCTCCTCGAGGCCCTTGGGGTAGGATAG
- a CDS encoding YqeG family HAD IIIA-type phosphatase produces the protein MLFPREVLPSLLHLTPAWLKARGLKGVILDLDNTLLPYGEGDLPEAYRAWLSDLKGAVPVYLLSNALPERFARVQRLLDLPGHAPALKPWFGFRKALKALGLPAREVAAVGDQVFTDVLGGNLVGAYTVLVPPLREQEFFYTRFIRMLEAPFRRPRGGVTR, from the coding sequence ATGCTCTTCCCCCGGGAGGTCCTCCCCTCCCTCCTCCACCTGACCCCGGCGTGGCTCAAGGCCCGGGGCCTCAAGGGGGTGATCCTGGACCTGGACAACACCCTCCTCCCCTACGGGGAGGGGGACCTGCCGGAGGCCTACCGGGCGTGGCTTTCGGACCTGAAGGGGGCGGTTCCCGTCTACCTCCTCTCCAACGCCCTCCCCGAGCGCTTTGCCCGGGTGCAGCGCCTCCTGGACCTCCCCGGCCACGCCCCCGCCCTCAAACCCTGGTTCGGCTTCCGCAAGGCGCTCAAAGCCCTGGGCCTGCCCGCCCGGGAGGTGGCGGCGGTGGGGGACCAGGTCTTCACCGATGTCCTCGGGGGCAACCTGGTGGGGGCCTACACCGTCCTGGTCCCCCCCTTGCGGGAGCAGGAGTTCTTTTACACCCGTTTCATACGCATGCTGGAAGCTCCCTTTAGGAGGCCTCGAGGGGGTGTGACGAGATGA
- a CDS encoding transposase — protein sequence MSPRSPRRKAKRLRTRRRHTWRRFPPLYLMDTTGLAYRSKDRLLRFRRGKEVRRVRGHARLLALMRWDRERRLLWPWGGVVGEGYAPDPRLGGEVLRRFPPSRGWLLADAGFDGKEVWGVLGEAGVRPVIRLRGGGEAREEARVRAREGWDPEVYRFRGVVEGVFGGMKTRLGGGYLWERKPWTAMARALLELIAYGLRVLLSLLPPPPGYKAIY from the coding sequence ATCTCGCCCCGGAGTCCTCGCCGGAAGGCGAAGCGGCTTCGGACGAGGCGCCGGCACACCTGGCGGCGCTTTCCCCCCCTCTACCTCATGGACACCACGGGGCTGGCCTACCGGAGCAAGGACCGGCTTCTCCGCTTTCGTCGGGGGAAGGAGGTGCGGCGGGTGCGGGGGCACGCGCGGCTTCTGGCCCTGATGCGGTGGGATAGGGAGAGGCGGCTCTTGTGGCCCTGGGGTGGAGTGGTGGGGGAGGGCTACGCCCCGGACCCCCGGCTTGGGGGGGAGGTGCTGAGGCGGTTTCCTCCTTCCCGGGGGTGGCTTTTGGCGGACGCGGGGTTTGACGGGAAGGAGGTGTGGGGGGTTTTGGGGGAGGCGGGGGTGCGGCCGGTGATCCGGCTTCGGGGCGGGGGCGAGGCCAGGGAGGAGGCGCGGGTGCGGGCGCGGGAGGGGTGGGACCCCGAGGTGTACCGGTTTCGCGGGGTGGTGGAGGGGGTGTTTGGGGGGATGAAGACGCGGCTGGGTGGGGGGTACCTTTGGGAGCGGAAGCCTTGGACGGCCATGGCGCGGGCGCTTTTGGAGCTCATCGCCTACGGCCTTAGGGTTCTTCTCTCCCTTCTCCCGCCCCCTCCGGGGTACAAGGCGATTTACTAG
- a CDS encoding type IV pilus twitching motility protein PilT: MAKAPDVVDLLALAVERGASDLVITVGLPPMLKIDGEFHPTEYEPLTPQETRRLMYALMDEKQQRIFEEEKELDFSFSLPGKGRYRVNVFLQRGSVGGVLRVVPSAVKSFEELGLPKNIAEIAMSPRGLVLVTGPTGSGKSTTLASMIDYINERKACHIVTIEDPIEFFHKHKRAIVNQREIGSDTKSFHKALRSVLRQAPDVILVGEMRDYETIAAAITAAETGHLVMGTLHTNSAPETIDRIVDVFPENQQEQVRVQLSNNLVAVLTQQLLPKAFGGGRVLAYELMIATPAVRALIREGKTHQLRSVIQTGGQYGMITMDACLADLYRRKLITYEMGLARAVDPKEFMRLAGAPEGARR; this comes from the coding sequence ATGGCCAAAGCCCCAGACGTGGTGGACCTTTTGGCGCTCGCGGTGGAGCGGGGGGCGAGCGACCTGGTGATCACCGTGGGCCTCCCCCCCATGCTGAAGATCGACGGGGAGTTCCACCCCACGGAGTACGAGCCCCTCACCCCCCAGGAGACCCGCCGCCTCATGTACGCCCTCATGGACGAGAAGCAGCAGCGGATCTTTGAGGAGGAGAAGGAGCTGGACTTCTCCTTCAGCCTCCCCGGGAAGGGGCGGTACCGGGTCAACGTCTTCCTGCAAAGGGGAAGCGTGGGGGGGGTCCTAAGGGTCGTGCCGAGCGCCGTGAAGAGCTTTGAGGAGCTCGGCCTCCCCAAGAACATCGCCGAGATCGCCATGAGCCCAAGGGGCCTCGTCCTGGTCACGGGGCCCACAGGGTCCGGCAAGAGCACCACCCTGGCCTCCATGATTGACTACATCAACGAACGCAAGGCCTGCCACATCGTCACCATTGAGGACCCCATAGAGTTCTTCCACAAGCACAAGCGGGCCATCGTGAACCAACGGGAGATCGGCTCCGACACCAAGAGCTTCCACAAGGCGCTCCGCAGCGTCCTCCGCCAGGCCCCGGACGTGATCCTCGTGGGGGAGATGCGGGACTACGAGACCATCGCCGCCGCCATCACCGCCGCCGAGACGGGGCACCTGGTCATGGGCACCCTCCACACCAACTCCGCCCCGGAGACCATAGACCGCATCGTGGACGTCTTCCCGGAAAACCAGCAGGAACAGGTCCGGGTGCAGCTCTCCAACAACCTGGTGGCCGTCCTCACGCAACAGCTCCTGCCCAAGGCCTTTGGCGGCGGGCGGGTCCTGGCCTACGAGCTCATGATCGCTACCCCAGCCGTGAGGGCCCTCATCCGGGAGGGGAAGACCCACCAGTTAAGGAGCGTGATCCAGACGGGCGGCCAGTACGGGATGATCACCATGGACGCCTGCCTCGCCGACCTCTACCGGCGCAAGCTCATCACCTACGAGATGGGGCTCGCCAGGGCCGTGGACCCCAAGGAGTTCATGAGGCTCGCGGGCGCGCCCGAGGGCGCCAGGCGGTAA
- the pgeF gene encoding peptidoglycan editing factor PgeF, which produces MTLLRTPLPVPHGFTTREGGVSEGPFRSLNLSAATGDDPERVAENQRRVLAAFGHPPVAGLRQVHGTEVHPVEGPGLWEGDGLLTRTPGLLLRVGVADCYPLLLYHPKGAVGALHAGWRGVVGGILPKALERLEAVYRLDPTEVHLAIGPGIGGACYQVGEEVVARFAEAGLFTFREDPAAPGKYLLDLEQALLLQARRAGLREERIYRVGLCTHCAPNLFSHRRDRGRTGRMWGLVMLPPR; this is translated from the coding sequence GTGACCCTCCTGCGCACCCCCCTCCCGGTGCCCCACGGCTTCACCACCCGGGAAGGCGGGGTCTCCGAGGGACCCTTCCGCAGCCTCAACCTCTCCGCCGCCACCGGGGACGACCCCGAGAGGGTGGCCGAGAACCAGCGCCGGGTGCTCGCGGCCTTCGGCCACCCGCCCGTGGCGGGCCTCCGCCAGGTCCACGGCACCGAGGTCCACCCGGTGGAGGGGCCGGGGCTCTGGGAGGGGGACGGCCTCCTCACCCGCACCCCCGGCCTCCTCCTCCGGGTGGGGGTGGCCGACTGCTACCCCCTCCTCCTCTACCACCCGAAGGGGGCCGTGGGGGCCCTGCACGCCGGCTGGCGCGGGGTGGTGGGGGGGATCCTGCCCAAGGCCCTGGAGCGCCTCGAGGCGGTCTACCGCCTGGACCCCACGGAGGTCCACCTGGCCATCGGCCCCGGGATCGGGGGGGCGTGCTACCAGGTGGGCGAGGAGGTGGTGGCCCGCTTCGCCGAGGCGGGGCTCTTCACCTTCCGCGAGGACCCCGCCGCCCCGGGGAAGTACCTCTTGGACCTGGAGCAGGCCCTCCTCCTCCAGGCGCGGCGGGCGGGGCTTAGGGAGGAGCGGATCTACCGGGTGGGGCTTTGCACCCACTGCGCCCCCAACCTCTTCTCCCACCGCCGGGACCGGGGAAGGACGGGCAGGATGTGGGGCCTCGTGATGCTTCCCCCCCGTTAA
- a CDS encoding carbohydrate ABC transporter permease, with protein sequence MRRASRLLGRLFFYLLVVFVVVYSVFPFYWAVISSFKPSDALFSPDPSFLPVPFTLEHYENVFLQANFGRNLLNSLIVAGGATLLSLVLGVLAAYALGRLPFPPKNAVMYIVLSMTMFPQIAVLGGLFLLLRQTGLFNTHLGLILTYLLFTLPFTVWVLVGYFRGLPRELEEAAYVDGATPLQTLLKVMLPLTGPGLVTTGLLAFIAAWNEYLFALTFTVGDSVKTVPPAIASFGGATPFEIPWGSIMAASVVVTVPLVVLVLVFQQRIVAGLTAGAVKG encoded by the coding sequence GTGAGGCGTGCAAGCCGCCTTCTGGGAAGGCTCTTCTTCTACCTCCTCGTGGTCTTCGTGGTCGTCTACAGCGTTTTTCCCTTCTACTGGGCGGTGATCTCCAGCTTCAAGCCCTCGGACGCCCTCTTCTCCCCCGACCCCAGCTTCCTCCCCGTGCCCTTCACCCTGGAGCACTACGAGAACGTTTTCCTTCAGGCCAACTTCGGCCGCAACCTCCTCAACTCCCTCATCGTGGCCGGGGGGGCCACCCTCCTCTCCTTGGTCCTCGGCGTCCTCGCCGCCTACGCCTTGGGGAGGCTTCCCTTCCCGCCCAAAAACGCCGTGATGTACATCGTCCTCTCCATGACCATGTTCCCCCAGATCGCGGTCCTGGGCGGCCTCTTCCTCCTCCTGCGCCAGACGGGGCTTTTCAACACCCACCTCGGCCTCATCCTCACCTACCTCCTCTTCACCCTGCCCTTCACGGTCTGGGTGCTGGTGGGCTACTTCCGCGGGCTTCCTAGGGAGCTGGAGGAGGCGGCCTACGTGGACGGGGCGACGCCCCTCCAGACCCTCCTCAAGGTGATGCTCCCCCTCACGGGGCCCGGCCTCGTCACCACGGGCCTCCTCGCCTTCATCGCCGCCTGGAACGAGTACCTCTTCGCCCTCACCTTCACCGTGGGGGACTCGGTGAAGACCGTGCCCCCCGCCATCGCCAGCTTCGGCGGGGCCACGCCCTTTGAGATCCCTTGGGGCTCCATCATGGCGGCGAGCGTGGTGGTCACGGTGCCCCTGGTGGTCCTCGTCCTCGTCTTCCAGCAAAGGATTGTCGCCGGCCTCACCGCGGGGGCGGTGAAGGGCTAG
- a CDS encoding carbohydrate ABC transporter permease has translation MLTLRQVRLAWILVLPTLLVVVLVAGYPLAQVFYWSFFKADIAFVEPPEFVGLENYAYLFQDPDFRQALWNTLKFTVVSVSLETVLGLAIALIIHSNFRGRGLVRTAILIPWAIPTVVSAKMWQWMLNDVYGVINVLGVKLGLLSQKVAFLARPELLLPSIIAVDVWKTTPFMALLLLAGLQMIPEELYEAASIDGASRWQQFWSITLPLLTPALVVALIFRTLDALRVFDVVFVMSGVNPATRTLAVYNRQTLVDFQDLGYGSAISVAILVIIFAFVLLYMRTVGKEALK, from the coding sequence ATGCTCACCCTAAGACAGGTCCGTTTAGCCTGGATCCTGGTCCTGCCCACGCTCCTGGTGGTGGTCCTGGTGGCGGGCTACCCCCTGGCCCAGGTCTTCTACTGGTCCTTCTTCAAGGCCGACATCGCCTTCGTGGAGCCCCCGGAGTTCGTGGGCCTGGAGAACTACGCTTACCTCTTCCAGGACCCGGACTTCCGCCAGGCCCTTTGGAACACCCTCAAGTTCACCGTGGTCTCCGTGAGCCTGGAGACGGTTTTGGGCCTGGCCATCGCCCTCATCATCCACTCCAACTTCCGTGGCCGGGGCCTGGTGCGCACCGCCATCCTCATCCCCTGGGCCATCCCCACGGTGGTCTCGGCCAAGATGTGGCAGTGGATGCTGAACGACGTCTACGGCGTCATCAACGTCCTCGGGGTCAAGCTCGGCCTCCTTTCCCAGAAGGTGGCCTTCCTGGCCCGGCCCGAGCTCCTTTTGCCCTCCATCATCGCCGTGGACGTCTGGAAGACCACGCCCTTCATGGCCCTCCTCCTCCTCGCGGGCCTGCAGATGATCCCGGAGGAGCTTTACGAGGCGGCGAGCATTGACGGGGCCTCGAGGTGGCAGCAGTTCTGGAGCATCACCCTGCCCCTCCTCACCCCCGCCTTGGTGGTGGCCCTCATCTTCCGGACCCTGGACGCCCTCCGGGTCTTTGACGTGGTCTTCGTCATGAGCGGCGTGAACCCCGCCACCCGCACCCTGGCCGTCTACAACCGCCAGACCCTGGTGGACTTCCAGGACTTGGGTTACGGCTCCGCCATCAGCGTGGCCATCCTCGTGATCATCTTCGCCTTCGTTCTCCTCTACATGCGCACCGTCGGGAAGGAGGCGTTGAAGTGA
- the pilB gene encoding type IV pilus assembly ATPase PilB, giving the protein MSVLTIGDKRLGAALLDAGLLTDEELQRALERHREVGGSLAEVLVDMGLLSERRIAQTIEDRFGIPLVELHRVEIPPKVKALLPAEKAKELKAIPFALDEEAGVVRVAFLNPLDTLSLEEVEDLTGLVVEPYQTTKSAFLYALAKHYPELGLPVPPPPSGEGQKDLKLGELLLQKGWISREALEEALVEQEKTGDLLGRILVRKGLPEEALYRALAEQKGLEFLESTEGIVPDPSAALLLLRSDALRYGAVPIGFQNGEVEVVLSDPRHKEAVAQLLNRPARFYLALPQAWEELFRRAYPQKNRLGEVLVQEGKLSREALKEALEVQKGLPRAKPLGEILVELGLARPEDVEEALQKQRRGGGRLEDTLVQSGKLRPEALAQAVATQLGYPYVDPEEDPPDPGAPLLLPEDLCRRYGVFPHRLEGNRLVLLMKDPRNILALDDVRLALKRKGLNYEVAPAVATEAAITKLIERFYGKAELSEIAKEFAKKQAEEEVPSPLELDESAAQKFVKQVIREAFLQDASDIHIEPRQNDVQVRLRIDGALRPYSTLPKGALNAVISVVKIMGGLNIAEKRLPQDGRVRYREGAIDVDLRLSTLPTVYGEKAVMRLLKKASDIPEIEDLGFAPGVFERFKEVISKPYGIFLITGPTGSGKSFTTFSILKRIATPDKNTQTIEDPVEYEIPGINQTQVNPQAGLTFARALRAFLRQDPDIIMVGEIRDSETAKIATEAALTGHLVIATLHTNDAAQAITRLDEMGVEPFNISAALIGVLSQRLVRRVCEHCKVEVKPDPETLRRLGLSEAEIQGARLYKGMGCERCGGTGYKGRYAIHELLVVDDEIRHAIVAGKSATEIKEIARRKGMKTLREDGLYKALQGITTLEEVLARTIE; this is encoded by the coding sequence ATGAGCGTGCTGACCATAGGGGACAAAAGGCTCGGGGCGGCCCTCTTGGACGCCGGGCTCCTCACGGACGAGGAGCTGCAGCGGGCCTTGGAACGGCACCGGGAGGTGGGGGGCTCCTTGGCCGAGGTCCTGGTGGACATGGGCCTCCTCTCCGAGAGGAGGATCGCCCAGACCATTGAGGACCGCTTCGGCATCCCCCTGGTGGAGCTCCACCGGGTGGAGATCCCCCCCAAGGTCAAGGCCCTCCTTCCCGCGGAGAAGGCCAAGGAACTCAAGGCCATCCCCTTCGCCCTGGACGAGGAGGCGGGGGTGGTGCGGGTGGCCTTCCTCAACCCCCTGGACACCCTGAGCCTCGAGGAGGTGGAGGACCTCACGGGGCTCGTGGTGGAGCCGTACCAGACCACCAAAAGCGCCTTCCTCTACGCCCTGGCCAAACACTACCCGGAGCTCGGCCTTCCCGTCCCCCCGCCGCCTTCGGGCGAGGGCCAGAAGGACCTCAAGCTCGGGGAGCTCCTCCTGCAAAAGGGGTGGATCTCCCGCGAGGCCCTGGAGGAGGCCTTGGTGGAACAGGAGAAGACGGGGGACCTCCTCGGGCGGATCCTGGTGCGGAAGGGGCTCCCCGAGGAGGCCCTTTACCGGGCCTTGGCGGAGCAGAAGGGGCTGGAGTTTCTGGAAAGCACCGAGGGGATCGTCCCCGACCCCTCCGCCGCCCTCCTCCTCCTCCGTTCCGACGCCCTGCGTTACGGCGCCGTGCCCATCGGCTTCCAAAACGGGGAGGTGGAGGTGGTCCTCTCCGACCCCCGGCACAAGGAGGCGGTGGCCCAGCTCCTCAATCGGCCCGCCCGCTTCTACCTCGCCCTCCCCCAGGCCTGGGAGGAGCTCTTCCGCCGGGCCTACCCGCAGAAGAACCGCCTGGGGGAGGTCCTGGTCCAGGAGGGCAAGCTCTCCCGGGAAGCGCTGAAGGAGGCCCTGGAGGTGCAGAAAGGCCTGCCCCGGGCCAAGCCTTTGGGGGAGATCCTGGTGGAGCTCGGCCTCGCCCGCCCCGAGGACGTGGAGGAGGCCCTGCAGAAGCAAAGGCGGGGCGGGGGCCGGCTGGAGGACACCCTGGTCCAGTCGGGGAAGCTCAGGCCCGAGGCCCTGGCCCAGGCGGTGGCCACCCAGCTGGGCTACCCCTACGTTGACCCCGAGGAGGACCCCCCCGATCCCGGCGCCCCCCTCCTCCTCCCAGAGGACCTGTGCCGCCGCTATGGGGTCTTCCCCCACCGCCTCGAGGGAAACCGCCTCGTCCTCCTGATGAAGGACCCGAGGAACATCCTGGCCCTGGACGACGTGCGCCTCGCCCTCAAGAGGAAGGGCCTGAACTACGAAGTGGCCCCCGCCGTGGCCACGGAGGCCGCCATCACCAAGCTCATCGAGCGCTTCTACGGCAAGGCCGAGCTCTCGGAGATCGCCAAGGAGTTCGCCAAAAAGCAGGCGGAGGAGGAGGTCCCAAGCCCCCTGGAGCTGGACGAGAGCGCCGCCCAGAAGTTCGTGAAGCAGGTGATCCGGGAGGCCTTCCTCCAGGACGCCTCCGACATCCACATTGAGCCCAGGCAGAACGACGTCCAGGTGCGCCTCCGGATTGACGGCGCCCTGCGGCCGTACAGCACCCTGCCCAAGGGGGCGCTGAACGCGGTGATCTCCGTGGTCAAGATCATGGGCGGGCTCAACATCGCCGAGAAGCGCCTCCCCCAGGACGGACGGGTGCGCTACCGGGAAGGGGCCATAGACGTGGACCTCCGGCTTTCCACCCTGCCCACGGTCTACGGGGAGAAGGCGGTGATGCGCCTCCTCAAGAAGGCCTCGGACATCCCCGAGATCGAGGACCTGGGCTTCGCCCCGGGGGTGTTTGAACGCTTCAAGGAGGTGATCTCCAAGCCCTACGGCATCTTCCTCATCACCGGGCCCACGGGGTCGGGCAAGAGCTTCACCACCTTCTCCATCCTCAAGCGCATCGCCACCCCCGACAAAAACACCCAGACCATTGAAGACCCCGTGGAGTACGAGATCCCCGGGATCAACCAGACCCAGGTGAACCCCCAGGCGGGCCTCACCTTCGCCCGGGCGCTAAGGGCCTTCCTCAGGCAGGACCCGGACATCATCATGGTGGGGGAGATCCGGGACTCCGAGACGGCCAAGATCGCCACCGAAGCCGCCCTCACCGGCCACCTCGTCATCGCCACCCTGCACACCAACGACGCCGCCCAGGCCATCACCCGCCTGGACGAGATGGGGGTGGAGCCCTTCAACATCTCCGCGGCCCTCATCGGCGTCCTCTCCCAGCGCCTGGTGCGCAGGGTGTGCGAGCACTGCAAGGTGGAGGTCAAGCCGGACCCCGAGACCCTCAGGCGCCTCGGGCTTTCCGAGGCGGAGATCCAAGGGGCCAGGCTCTACAAGGGCATGGGGTGCGAGCGGTGCGGCGGCACCGGGTACAAGGGCCGCTACGCCATCCACGAGCTTTTGGTGGTGGACGACGAGATCCGCCACGCCATCGTGGCGGGGAAGTCGGCCACGGAGATCAAGGAGATCGCCCGGAGGAAGGGGATGAAGACCCTGAGGGAGGACGGCCTCTACAAGGCCCTCCAAGGGATCACCACCCTCGAGGAGGTCCTGGCGCGTACCATTGAGTAA